The Myxococcus fulvus genome has a window encoding:
- a CDS encoding SAM-dependent methyltransferase codes for MVGSPPDMGKPYRPKDHYFQKAKQEGLRARSAFKVDELIKRFPMVKKGHVVLDLGAAPGGFLQILADAVGGTGQVIGVDIVAIRPFTQRHVRTAVLDVLADDFDAKLTALHDGLFDAVISDMAPKTSGIKATDEARSLRLAGKALELAQKRGRPGSSFVAKVFMGGDFEDFRDQVRALFEEVKVVRPEATRGASMEVYLVGLRRKAPSEGAPPAS; via the coding sequence ATGGTAGGGAGCCCCCCTGACATGGGCAAGCCCTACCGTCCTAAAGACCACTATTTCCAGAAAGCCAAGCAGGAGGGCCTCCGAGCGAGGTCCGCCTTCAAGGTCGACGAGCTCATCAAACGCTTCCCCATGGTGAAGAAGGGCCATGTGGTGCTGGACCTGGGGGCCGCGCCTGGAGGGTTCCTCCAGATTCTCGCGGACGCGGTGGGCGGGACGGGGCAGGTGATTGGCGTGGACATCGTCGCCATCCGTCCCTTCACCCAGCGGCACGTGCGCACGGCGGTGCTGGACGTGCTCGCGGACGACTTCGACGCGAAGCTCACCGCGCTGCATGACGGCCTGTTCGACGCGGTCATCTCCGACATGGCGCCCAAGACGAGCGGCATCAAGGCCACGGACGAGGCGCGCAGCCTTCGGCTGGCGGGCAAGGCGCTGGAGCTGGCGCAGAAGCGGGGCCGGCCCGGCTCGTCCTTCGTGGCGAAGGTGTTCATGGGGGGCGACTTCGAGGACTTCCGCGACCAGGTGCGCGCCCTCTTCGAGGAGGTGAAGGTGGTCCGCCCCGAGGCGACGCGTGGCGCCAGCATGGAGGTCTACCTGGTGGGGCTGCGCCGCAAGGCGCCGTCGGAGGGGGCGCCCCCCGCGAGTTGA